One Dehalococcoidia bacterium genomic window carries:
- a CDS encoding RsmE family RNA methyltransferase, producing MHRFHLPKLHEQQTFAAEQVRQIGRVLRLQPGDRVEVFDGRGRTAELRLESVTREAVTGALVPGSEREVPWPSPVRPLLYLALIRPQRFEWAIEKATELAAWRIVPLLTQRTAHAGAELGAARLQRWQQIAVEAAEQCGSAYLPEVARPLPLAAALCEPAALRLFAWEGGGARLSMRRALHGAPRDAPASGDLGGVPAVAVFVGPEGGFSEAEVAMARQAGCRLLTLGPLTLRAETAAVAALVALSEALRDSPKPE from the coding sequence GTGCACCGCTTCCATCTGCCGAAGCTGCACGAGCAGCAGACCTTCGCCGCCGAGCAGGTGCGGCAGATTGGGCGCGTGCTGCGGCTGCAGCCGGGCGATCGGGTCGAAGTGTTCGACGGCCGCGGACGAACGGCCGAACTGCGACTTGAGAGCGTGACGCGGGAAGCCGTGACCGGCGCCCTCGTGCCCGGCAGCGAGCGTGAAGTCCCGTGGCCGTCGCCGGTGCGGCCGCTCCTGTACCTGGCGCTGATCCGGCCGCAGCGCTTTGAGTGGGCGATCGAGAAGGCGACGGAGCTGGCCGCCTGGCGCATCGTGCCGCTGCTGACGCAGCGCACGGCGCACGCCGGCGCCGAGCTGGGCGCCGCGCGGCTGCAACGCTGGCAGCAGATCGCGGTCGAGGCCGCCGAGCAGTGCGGCTCCGCCTACCTGCCCGAGGTCGCGCGGCCGCTGCCGCTGGCGGCGGCGTTGTGCGAGCCGGCGGCGCTGCGCCTGTTCGCCTGGGAGGGCGGCGGCGCTCGCCTGTCGATGCGGCGCGCCCTGCACGGCGCGCCGCGGGATGCGCCCGCTAGCGGCGACCTCGGGGGCGTTCCCGCGGTGGCCGTGTTCGTGGGGCCGGAGGGTGGCTTCAGTGAGGCCGAGGTTGCGATGGCGCGGCAGGCGGGCTGCCGCCTGCTGACGCTGGGGCCGCTGACGCTGCGGGCCGAGACGGCGGCGGTGGCGGCGCTGGTGGCGCTGAGCGAGGCGTTGCGGGATTCGCCAAAGCCCGAATGA
- a CDS encoding diguanylate cyclase, with product MHEATLALFACDTAPRLAEVGAERAAALLGAEGAYVALFDAEEAAMRVVSGSGPFAGCAGVRINYGFGAAGRAWQTHAALCDDERGDGVPGEEEQGTLAAHLTVPLMSRARVLGVIGVRMATGRPAPTELAARLMRLAEALTLALERARRFEAARLEAQTARAAEATLRRLALLDPLTGLPNRSLFEDRLRQAMHTAERTCEPFTLLFLDLDRFKAVNDTHGHQFGDRLLERAGARLREALRDSDTVARLGGDEFAMLLPAAGAAAALALAQKAIARLSEPFLLDGYRIEIGSSIGIAVYPEHGANAEALVRRADMAMYAAKRRGGGVAVSAPERDEPSSSRVAFAADLRRGLGADLAGARLGDAGEAAPGLPARLRLQPEWHPRLGALPAERFVPPAEHASLSRELTHRLVRAALADPRMHVPGAEQELCAARSPRLLRDPTLPAQLRGLPEREAPPERLCLELPVAAVWPTAAASSAGLAGLRSAGFGLALTGYDPGQVSPDALRALAVDELQLAPDAVAGLIGGRRGRRLLGAATKAVAGPGLRLLAETGNIAEARQLAALGCTVARTGVARISAAHCNESARFLLPP from the coding sequence ATGCACGAGGCCACGCTCGCGCTCTTTGCCTGCGACACCGCTCCGCGGTTGGCCGAGGTCGGCGCCGAGCGTGCAGCGGCGCTGCTCGGCGCCGAGGGCGCGTACGTCGCCCTGTTTGACGCCGAGGAGGCGGCGATGCGCGTCGTCTCCGGCAGCGGGCCGTTCGCGGGCTGCGCCGGTGTGCGCATCAACTACGGCTTCGGCGCCGCCGGCAGAGCCTGGCAAACGCACGCGGCCCTCTGCGATGACGAGCGCGGCGACGGTGTACCTGGTGAGGAAGAGCAGGGGACTCTGGCAGCGCACCTGACCGTTCCGCTCATGTCGCGGGCGCGGGTGCTGGGCGTTATCGGTGTGCGCATGGCCACCGGCCGGCCGGCTCCGACGGAGTTGGCCGCCCGGCTGATGCGGCTGGCCGAGGCGCTGACGCTGGCGCTGGAACGCGCAAGGCGTTTCGAAGCGGCGCGCCTCGAAGCGCAGACCGCGCGCGCCGCCGAGGCGACGCTGCGCCGGCTCGCCTTGCTCGACCCGCTCACCGGCCTGCCGAACCGCAGCCTGTTTGAGGACCGGCTGCGGCAGGCGATGCACACGGCGGAGCGCACCTGCGAGCCGTTCACACTGCTCTTCCTGGATCTGGACCGCTTCAAAGCGGTGAACGACACGCACGGGCACCAGTTCGGCGACCGGCTGCTGGAGCGCGCTGGTGCGCGCCTGCGCGAGGCGTTGCGCGACTCCGACACCGTCGCCCGGCTCGGCGGCGACGAGTTCGCCATGCTGCTGCCCGCCGCCGGAGCGGCGGCGGCGCTGGCGCTGGCGCAGAAGGCGATCGCCCGGCTGAGCGAGCCGTTTCTGCTGGACGGTTACCGCATCGAGATCGGCTCCAGCATCGGCATCGCCGTCTATCCGGAGCACGGCGCGAACGCGGAAGCGCTGGTGCGACGCGCCGACATGGCCATGTACGCCGCCAAGCGCCGCGGCGGCGGCGTCGCCGTCTCCGCGCCTGAGCGCGACGAGCCCAGCTCCAGCCGCGTCGCCTTCGCCGCCGACCTGCGCCGCGGGCTGGGCGCCGACCTCGCCGGCGCCCGCCTGGGAGACGCGGGCGAGGCCGCGCCGGGGCTGCCCGCGCGTCTACGCCTTCAGCCCGAGTGGCACCCACGGCTCGGCGCGCTGCCGGCCGAGCGCTTTGTGCCGCCGGCAGAGCACGCGAGCCTGAGTCGCGAACTGACGCACCGCCTGGTTCGCGCGGCGCTGGCGGACCCACGAATGCACGTGCCGGGCGCGGAGCAGGAGCTGTGCGCCGCGCGCTCGCCGCGGCTGCTGCGCGACCCGACCCTGCCGGCGCAGCTTCGCGGGCTGCCGGAGCGAGAGGCACCGCCGGAAAGGCTGTGCCTGGAGCTGCCCGTGGCAGCGGTGTGGCCAACCGCTGCCGCAAGCTCGGCCGGCCTTGCGGGATTGCGCTCCGCCGGCTTCGGCCTCGCGCTCACCGGCTACGATCCCGGCCAGGTCTCACCGGACGCGTTGCGGGCGTTGGCGGTGGACGAGCTGCAACTCGCGCCAGACGCGGTTGCCGGATTGATCGGCGGGCGTCGGGGCCGCCGTCTGCTCGGCGCCGCGACAAAGGCGGTGGCAGGACCGGGGCTGCGACTGTTGGCCGAGACCGGGAACATCGCCGAGGCACGGCAACTGGCGGCGCTGGGTTGCACCGTGGCCCGCACAGGCGTCGCGCGAATCAGCGCCGCTCACTGCAATGAATCTGCACGCTTTCTCTTGCCGCCCTGA
- a CDS encoding prephenate dehydrogenase/arogenate dehydrogenase family protein, whose product MAVEKITIIGLGLVGGSIGLALKAAKLPNLRVVGHDLEADAMKEALRRGAVDSSERHLEGAVQDARLIIIATPPLAVRPILEDLAELAPEGCIVTDVASTKADVMRWAKQILPDGISFVGGHPMAGKEESGIAAAEADLFHGKAYAVIPATSATEGAVKSVLGLVSVLGADPVFIDAEEHDQYVAAISHMPIVLSTALFTLVRNSQGWNEIAPLASSGFKDLTRLASGDPYMNHDICATNPDGVVHWLDRMIAELRRYRDLIMDNHEELFNTFSAAQLQREAFLSGADRPQRERIELPSTADQMNAMLFGGWMADRYKKYEKMMRRSEKRGGAPSGPDDDDDDE is encoded by the coding sequence ATGGCAGTCGAAAAGATCACGATCATCGGCCTCGGTCTCGTTGGAGGCTCGATCGGCCTCGCGTTGAAGGCGGCGAAGCTGCCGAACCTGCGGGTCGTCGGCCACGACCTCGAGGCCGACGCGATGAAGGAGGCCCTGCGCCGCGGCGCCGTGGACAGCAGCGAGCGTCACCTCGAAGGCGCGGTGCAGGATGCGCGGCTGATCATCATCGCCACGCCGCCGCTTGCCGTGCGTCCCATTCTCGAAGACCTGGCCGAGCTGGCGCCCGAGGGCTGCATCGTCACCGACGTGGCCAGCACGAAGGCCGACGTGATGCGCTGGGCGAAGCAGATCCTGCCCGATGGCATCAGCTTCGTCGGCGGCCACCCCATGGCCGGCAAAGAAGAGTCGGGCATCGCCGCGGCCGAGGCCGACCTGTTCCACGGCAAGGCGTACGCGGTGATTCCCGCCACGTCCGCCACCGAGGGCGCGGTCAAGTCGGTGCTCGGCCTGGTGAGCGTGCTCGGCGCCGATCCCGTCTTCATCGACGCCGAAGAGCACGATCAGTACGTTGCGGCGATCAGCCACATGCCGATCGTGCTCTCCACCGCCCTGTTCACGCTGGTGCGCAACAGCCAGGGCTGGAACGAGATCGCGCCGCTGGCTTCTTCCGGCTTCAAGGACCTGACGCGGCTGGCCTCCGGCGATCCGTACATGAACCACGATATCTGCGCGACGAACCCCGATGGCGTGGTGCACTGGCTGGATCGGATGATCGCCGAGCTGCGCCGCTACCGCGACCTGATCATGGACAACCACGAAGAACTGTTTAATACCTTCAGCGCCGCCCAGCTCCAGCGCGAGGCGTTTTTGAGCGGCGCCGATCGGCCGCAGCGCGAGCGTATAGAGCTGCCGTCCACGGCCGACCAGATGAATGCCATGCTCTTCGGCGGCTGGATGGCCGACCGCTACAAGAAGTACGAGAAGATGATGCGCCGCAGCGAGAAGCGCGGCGGCGCCCCGTCCGGCCCAGACGACGACGATGACGACGAGTAG
- a CDS encoding DUF370 domain-containing protein gives MATELIHVGFGNVLAVNRVIAIVAPNSAPTKRLIQEGKTKGLTVDMTSGRRTKAVLVMDDGHIVLAAITPETITNRVGQQRGGPRVLTAEDE, from the coding sequence ATGGCCACCGAGCTTATTCACGTCGGCTTCGGCAACGTGCTCGCGGTCAACCGCGTGATCGCAATCGTCGCGCCGAACTCGGCGCCCACCAAACGCCTGATCCAGGAGGGCAAGACCAAGGGCCTCACCGTGGATATGACCAGCGGACGGCGCACCAAGGCCGTGCTGGTGATGGACGACGGCCATATTGTGCTGGCGGCGATCACGCCGGAGACGATCACCAACCGCGTCGGCCAGCAGCGCGGCGGGCCGCGCGTGCTCACGGCCGAGGATGAGTGA
- the aroA gene encoding 3-phosphoshikimate 1-carboxyvinyltransferase translates to MTTSSDAADTRVIRPAPRLRGEIWPPGDKSISHRAAMFGAIARGRSVAENFLTGEDCRSTLGVLAALGVESHVEPGADGRSRLIVEGAGLHGLREAGDVLDCGNSGTSMRLFSGLLAPQPVLSILSGDTSLRSRPMARIITPLRQMGAHLHGAGGDRTAPLVISGGALRGVEYTTPVASAQVKSAIVLAGLYAEGETVVREPAPSRDHTERMLRAMGAAIGSDGPEVRVRPLDRELAPLQLRVPGDVSAAAFWLVAALVHPDAEITLRGVGINPTRSGIIDVLRQMGGEIVVEEEREQGGEPVADLVARSSRLHGVTVSGDIIPRLIDEIPVLALAAACAEGDTGVRDAAELRTKESDRIASTTRELRRFGVEIAELADGLLVHGSGARLRGAAGRSDGDHRLAMTLGVAGLLATGETTLQGAGCAAVSYPNFWEDLERLSGTPAAV, encoded by the coding sequence ATGACGACGAGTAGTGACGCGGCCGATACCCGCGTCATCCGGCCGGCGCCACGGCTGCGCGGCGAGATCTGGCCGCCAGGCGATAAATCGATCTCCCACCGCGCCGCCATGTTTGGGGCCATCGCCCGCGGCCGGAGTGTGGCCGAAAACTTCCTCACCGGCGAAGACTGCCGCTCGACGCTGGGCGTGCTCGCGGCGCTGGGGGTCGAGTCCCACGTCGAGCCGGGGGCGGACGGGCGTTCGCGCCTGATCGTGGAGGGCGCGGGTCTGCACGGTCTGCGCGAGGCCGGCGACGTGCTCGACTGCGGCAACTCGGGCACGAGCATGCGCCTCTTCTCCGGCCTGCTGGCGCCGCAGCCGGTGCTCTCGATCCTCTCGGGCGATACCTCGTTGCGCTCGCGGCCGATGGCGCGCATCATCACACCGCTGCGCCAGATGGGCGCTCACCTGCACGGCGCCGGCGGCGACCGCACGGCGCCCTTGGTGATCAGCGGCGGTGCGCTGCGCGGCGTCGAGTACACCACGCCGGTGGCCTCGGCCCAGGTGAAGTCGGCGATCGTGCTGGCCGGCCTCTACGCGGAAGGGGAAACCGTCGTACGCGAGCCGGCGCCCTCGCGCGATCACACCGAGCGCATGCTGCGGGCGATGGGCGCCGCGATCGGCTCCGACGGCCCCGAGGTGCGCGTGCGCCCGCTCGATCGCGAGTTGGCGCCGCTGCAGCTGCGCGTCCCGGGCGACGTGAGCGCCGCGGCCTTCTGGCTGGTGGCGGCGCTGGTGCATCCGGACGCCGAGATTACGCTGCGCGGCGTCGGCATCAATCCGACGCGCTCCGGCATCATCGACGTGCTGCGCCAGATGGGCGGCGAGATTGTGGTCGAGGAGGAGCGCGAGCAGGGCGGCGAACCGGTAGCGGACCTGGTGGCGCGTAGCTCCCGCCTGCATGGTGTCACGGTCTCAGGCGATATCATTCCTCGCCTAATCGATGAAATTCCCGTGCTTGCGCTTGCAGCCGCCTGCGCCGAGGGCGATACTGGCGTGCGTGACGCCGCCGAGTTGCGCACAAAGGAGAGCGATCGCATCGCCTCGACCACCCGCGAGCTGCGCCGCTTCGGCGTCGAGATTGCGGAGCTGGCGGACGGCCTGCTGGTGCACGGCAGCGGGGCACGGCTGCGCGGCGCGGCGGGCCGGAGCGACGGCGATCACCGCCTGGCGATGACACTCGGCGTGGCCGGCTTGCTGGCGACGGGCGAGACGACACTGCAGGGCGCCGGCTGCGCCGCCGTGTCCTATCCGAACTTCTGGGAGGATTTGGAGCGCCTCTCGGGTACGCCCGCCGCGGTCTGA
- the gmk gene encoding guanylate kinase — translation MSPTAGADPAAVEPLLVVLSGPSGAGKDAVLQALKGRGAPYHFVVTATTREPRPGEREGIDYHFLSEAEFLRLRDADGLVEYVLYHGTYRGVPKDQVRAALTAGRDAIMRTDVRGALAIKQMAPGAVLIFIAPPSLEALRQRMQARGEAPAAIRERLALARAELDAAPRFDYAVLNEDGRLDRAADQVQAIVTAEHCRIGRRPPSPS, via the coding sequence GTGAGCCCGACGGCGGGCGCAGACCCGGCCGCGGTCGAGCCGTTGCTGGTGGTGCTCTCCGGTCCCTCCGGCGCGGGCAAAGACGCGGTCTTGCAGGCGCTGAAGGGCCGCGGGGCGCCCTATCACTTCGTCGTCACGGCCACCACGCGCGAACCACGGCCGGGTGAGCGCGAGGGAATCGACTACCACTTCCTCAGCGAGGCCGAGTTCCTACGCCTGCGCGACGCCGACGGGCTGGTGGAGTACGTGCTCTACCACGGAACGTACCGCGGCGTGCCGAAGGACCAGGTGCGGGCGGCGCTGACAGCGGGCCGCGATGCGATCATGCGCACGGACGTGCGCGGCGCCCTCGCGATCAAGCAGATGGCGCCGGGCGCGGTGCTGATCTTCATCGCGCCGCCGAGCCTCGAGGCGCTGCGCCAGCGCATGCAGGCGCGCGGCGAGGCGCCGGCGGCGATCCGCGAGCGGCTGGCGCTGGCCCGCGCGGAGCTGGACGCGGCGCCGCGCTTCGACTACGCCGTGCTGAACGAGGACGGCCGGCTCGATCGCGCCGCCGACCAGGTGCAGGCGATCGTCACGGCCGAACACTGCCGCATCGGCCGCCGGCCCCCATCCCCTTCATGA
- a CDS encoding SagB family peptide dehydrogenase, with amino-acid sequence MTPDGAALLDYHRQTALRPGEAWLAVEPWNRPRPFKLYEDLESLRLPPVPSAEAHGPEPAGEPPIDAPMLASLPHWSAGITRRRRLPDGTVMPFRAASCTGALYHIETYAVCAELPGLPAGVYHYALQNETARRLRPGDWRASLLAAGGADAGLAAAPLALVLSSEFWRNAWRYGERAYRHAFWDAGTILANLLALGGAYGLPTRVITAFDDAAVNVLLGLDGVGEAALAVVALGGGAPILPTTTPPEPIAPRVAPSSPRPRTPPAIAAAHVASSLAGSEHVVSWRAAAAAFNAAGAPQAEPAVSEGGLSSLPAVSACSDPVEAIIVRRGSARRFSEESISVEALAAVCRAAAAVPGGDAWPAGAPLAETLLVVQAAAGIAPGVYRLRGETTLELLAAGERRNQVASLVPDARRAGAAAVTIWWLADGERVLSRLGGRGYRVVQLDAGLALGRLYLAATAAGLGATGLTFFDDEAAGFFASWSPRRQVVLAAAVGRTAPRSTPAG; translated from the coding sequence CGTGGAACCGGCCGCGCCCGTTCAAGCTGTACGAGGACCTGGAGTCGTTGCGGCTGCCGCCCGTGCCGAGCGCGGAGGCGCACGGCCCGGAACCCGCGGGCGAGCCGCCCATCGACGCCCCCATGCTGGCGTCGTTGCCGCACTGGTCGGCGGGGATCACGCGGCGCCGGCGGCTGCCAGACGGCACGGTGATGCCGTTCCGTGCAGCCTCGTGCACCGGTGCGCTCTATCACATTGAGACGTACGCCGTCTGCGCGGAGCTGCCGGGATTGCCTGCGGGCGTCTACCACTACGCACTGCAGAACGAGACCGCGCGCCGCCTGCGCCCGGGCGATTGGCGGGCCTCGTTGCTCGCTGCAGGCGGCGCTGATGCTGGCCTTGCGGCAGCGCCGCTGGCGCTGGTCCTGAGTAGCGAGTTCTGGCGCAACGCCTGGCGCTACGGCGAGCGGGCATACCGGCATGCGTTCTGGGACGCGGGCACAATCCTGGCGAACCTGCTGGCGCTCGGTGGAGCATATGGCTTGCCCACTCGCGTCATCACCGCCTTCGACGATGCCGCGGTGAACGTTTTGCTCGGTCTGGACGGTGTGGGCGAGGCGGCACTGGCCGTGGTGGCGCTCGGCGGCGGCGCGCCGATCCTGCCCACGACCACGCCGCCGGAGCCGATCGCGCCGCGCGTGGCGCCCAGCAGCCCGCGGCCGCGCACGCCGCCCGCGATCGCCGCCGCGCATGTCGCCTCCTCGCTTGCCGGCTCGGAGCATGTCGTGAGCTGGCGGGCGGCAGCGGCCGCGTTCAACGCGGCAGGCGCGCCGCAGGCTGAGCCGGCGGTTTCGGAAGGCGGCCTCAGCTCGTTGCCCGCGGTATCCGCGTGTTCTGATCCGGTCGAGGCGATCATCGTCCGGCGGGGTTCGGCGCGGCGCTTCAGCGAGGAGTCGATCTCGGTTGAAGCACTCGCTGCCGTCTGCCGGGCCGCGGCCGCGGTTCCCGGCGGAGACGCCTGGCCCGCGGGCGCGCCGCTGGCTGAGACCCTGCTCGTGGTTCAGGCGGCCGCCGGCATCGCGCCGGGCGTCTATCGCCTTCGCGGAGAGACGACGCTCGAGTTGCTGGCCGCGGGCGAACGGCGCAATCAGGTGGCGTCGCTCGTACCCGACGCCCGGCGTGCCGGCGCCGCCGCCGTCACGATCTGGTGGCTGGCCGACGGCGAACGCGTGCTGTCGCGGCTGGGCGGACGCGGCTACCGCGTGGTCCAGCTCGATGCCGGCTTGGCGCTGGGGCGGCTGTATCTTGCGGCCACGGCGGCCGGCCTCGGCGCGACGGGCCTTACTTTCTTCGACGACGAAGCCGCGGGCTTTTTCGCGTCCTGGTCGCCGCGGCGGCAGGTGGTGCTCGCCGCGGCCGTGGGCAGGACGGCGCCGCGCTCTACGCCGGCAGGCTGA
- a CDS encoding SDR family oxidoreductase, with translation MGNSLEGKVAVITGSGRGIGRSCAELFASEGCRVVVNDYGVDVDGRTPRSDPADETVANIKKAGGDAVANYSNVATMEGGEAMVKQALDSFGRLDIVVHVAGILRDRMIFNMTEEEWDAVIAVHLKGYFAVTKPASILFRQQRSGRVIGFTSGSGLRGNSGQANYGAAKAGIAGMTRVAAKDLGRYGATVNSISPSASTRMTATVPDTAREARAARGISGAAAGARPTSNPPEQVAPMVAYLASDAAWNINGQVFAVGGGNISLLYHPTPYRTLFRDEQWTIEDLQRLVPSVLMQGVENPAPPAEVAAKT, from the coding sequence GTGGGTAACTCACTCGAGGGCAAGGTCGCGGTGATCACCGGATCGGGCCGGGGTATCGGGCGCAGTTGCGCCGAGCTGTTCGCGTCGGAGGGCTGCCGCGTCGTCGTCAACGACTACGGCGTGGACGTAGACGGGCGCACGCCGCGCTCCGACCCGGCGGATGAAACCGTGGCCAACATCAAGAAGGCCGGCGGCGATGCCGTCGCCAACTACTCGAACGTCGCCACGATGGAGGGCGGCGAGGCGATGGTCAAGCAGGCGCTGGACAGCTTCGGCCGGCTCGACATCGTCGTGCACGTGGCGGGTATTCTGCGCGATCGCATGATCTTCAACATGACCGAGGAGGAGTGGGACGCGGTCATCGCCGTGCACCTGAAGGGCTACTTCGCCGTGACCAAGCCGGCGTCGATCCTCTTCCGCCAGCAGCGCTCCGGCCGCGTGATCGGCTTCACCTCCGGCTCCGGCCTGCGCGGCAACTCCGGCCAGGCGAACTACGGCGCGGCGAAGGCGGGCATCGCGGGCATGACGCGCGTGGCGGCGAAGGACCTGGGCCGCTACGGCGCTACCGTGAACTCGATCTCGCCCTCGGCCAGCACGCGCATGACGGCGACCGTGCCGGACACAGCGCGTGAGGCGCGAGCGGCGCGCGGCATCTCCGGCGCGGCCGCGGGCGCCCGGCCGACGTCGAACCCGCCCGAGCAGGTGGCGCCGATGGTGGCGTACCTGGCCAGCGACGCCGCCTGGAACATCAACGGCCAGGTCTTCGCCGTGGGCGGCGGCAACATCTCGCTGCTGTATCACCCGACGCCGTATCGCACGCTCTTCCGCGACGAACAGTGGACAATCGAGGATCTGCAGCGCCTTGTGCCGAGCGTTTTGATGCAGGGCGTGGAGAACCCGGCGCCGCCCGCCGAGGTCGCTGCGAAAACGTAG
- a CDS encoding amidohydrolase family protein — translation MTTAEIPQHRTNTPGHEGWPRVATPGATNKYFMVSADCHVNEPANLWVERIEPQYRNRLPRIEVDANGVKWSVVEGYKPTKLRDLKLEGEDLERSKVGNRDPEERLRDHARDGIDAEIIFPNRGLQMWATPDPLFSQAMCRVYNTWAWEVFGPYYDRLSPLACIASGDIDGAIAEIDRVAKLGFRGLSLPCKPTWGPGRPEDPNYNLPVFDPLWAAIEQSGLPITFHVSTGKDPRGAKGFGGAVINYAIHSLAPTAEPVANLCSSGVLERFPGLRFATIEAGIGWVPWLLRAMDEAYQKHHMWAFPKLKLLPSEYYRLHGASSFQEDPPGIDLVERYGLQKNFMWANDYPHHEGSWPHSAAAIERTMGHLPDETRARILGLNAAEFFGFSLPA, via the coding sequence ATGACCACAGCCGAAATCCCACAGCACCGCACCAATACGCCCGGGCACGAGGGCTGGCCGCGCGTGGCTACGCCGGGCGCAACGAACAAGTACTTCATGGTCTCGGCCGACTGCCACGTGAACGAGCCGGCGAACCTCTGGGTCGAGCGCATCGAGCCGCAGTACCGCAATCGCCTGCCGCGCATCGAAGTCGATGCCAACGGCGTCAAGTGGTCGGTCGTAGAAGGCTACAAGCCGACCAAGCTGCGCGATCTGAAGCTGGAAGGCGAAGATCTTGAGCGCTCGAAGGTCGGCAACCGCGACCCCGAGGAGCGGCTGCGCGACCACGCCCGCGACGGCATCGACGCCGAGATCATCTTCCCCAACCGCGGGCTGCAGATGTGGGCCACGCCGGATCCGCTCTTCTCGCAGGCGATGTGCCGCGTCTACAACACCTGGGCCTGGGAGGTCTTCGGGCCGTACTACGACCGCCTCTCGCCGCTGGCCTGCATCGCCTCCGGCGACATCGACGGCGCGATCGCCGAGATCGACCGCGTGGCCAAGCTCGGCTTCCGCGGCCTCAGCCTGCCCTGCAAGCCCACGTGGGGTCCCGGCCGGCCGGAGGATCCGAACTACAACCTGCCCGTGTTCGACCCGCTCTGGGCCGCGATCGAGCAGAGCGGGCTGCCGATCACCTTCCACGTTTCCACCGGCAAGGATCCGCGCGGCGCCAAGGGCTTCGGCGGCGCCGTGATCAACTACGCGATCCACTCGCTGGCGCCGACAGCCGAGCCGGTGGCGAACCTCTGCTCGTCCGGCGTGCTCGAGCGTTTTCCGGGGCTGCGCTTCGCCACGATCGAGGCGGGGATCGGCTGGGTGCCGTGGCTGCTGCGGGCGATGGACGAGGCCTACCAGAAGCACCACATGTGGGCCTTCCCCAAGCTGAAGCTGCTGCCCAGCGAGTACTACCGCCTGCACGGCGCCTCGTCCTTCCAGGAAGACCCGCCGGGCATCGACCTGGTCGAGCGCTACGGCCTGCAAAAGAACTTCATGTGGGCGAACGACTACCCGCACCACGAGGGCTCGTGGCCGCACTCGGCCGCAGCGATCGAGCGCACGATGGGCCACCTGCCCGATGAAACGCGCGCCCGCATCCTCGGCCTGAACGCCGCGGAGTTCTTCGGCTTCAGCCTGCCGGCGTAG
- a CDS encoding serine hydrolase domain-containing protein, producing the protein MTEIHGVCDERFAAVREVMARNFEQGLDVGASVAVTLGGELVVDLWAGHADEARTTPWERDTITNVWSTTKTMTALSALLLADRGAIDLHAPVAHYWPEFAAAGKSAVEVRHLMGHTSGLSGWQEPITVETLYDWEKATALLAAQAPWWEPGSASGYHAISQGYLVGEVIRRVTGQTVGQFFAAELARPLGADFHIGLDPSQFGRIANVIPPPPLEVPNVDPNGVAMRTLANPPIDAAWSWTAPWRRAEIPAANGHGNARSVALVQAVLACGGEVGGRRFLSEKGCQTVFEQQAYGTDLVLGAPIRFGMGYGLNSPEMPIGANERVCFWGGWGGSLIVVDVDARLTVAYVMNRMGEGTLGDTRGAGVVAAAYASLAASAATA; encoded by the coding sequence ATGACCGAGATTCATGGCGTGTGCGACGAGCGCTTCGCCGCGGTGCGCGAGGTGATGGCGCGCAACTTCGAGCAGGGGCTTGATGTCGGCGCCTCGGTGGCCGTCACGTTGGGCGGCGAGTTGGTGGTCGATCTGTGGGCCGGGCACGCCGACGAGGCACGGACCACGCCGTGGGAACGTGACACGATCACGAACGTCTGGTCAACGACAAAGACGATGACGGCGCTCAGCGCCCTGCTGCTCGCCGATCGCGGCGCCATCGATCTGCACGCGCCGGTGGCGCACTACTGGCCCGAGTTCGCCGCGGCCGGTAAGAGCGCGGTCGAGGTGCGCCACCTGATGGGCCATACCTCCGGCCTCTCGGGCTGGCAGGAGCCGATCACGGTTGAGACGCTCTACGACTGGGAGAAGGCGACGGCGCTGCTGGCGGCGCAGGCGCCCTGGTGGGAGCCGGGCAGCGCCTCGGGCTACCACGCGATCAGCCAGGGCTATCTGGTCGGCGAAGTGATCCGCCGCGTCACCGGGCAGACGGTGGGGCAGTTCTTCGCGGCCGAGCTCGCCCGCCCCCTGGGCGCGGACTTCCACATCGGGCTCGACCCGTCGCAGTTCGGCCGGATCGCCAACGTGATTCCGCCGCCGCCGCTCGAAGTGCCCAACGTCGATCCGAACGGCGTGGCGATGCGCACGCTGGCGAACCCGCCGATTGATGCCGCCTGGTCATGGACGGCACCCTGGCGGCGGGCGGAGATTCCCGCGGCGAACGGACACGGCAACGCCCGCTCCGTGGCGCTGGTGCAGGCGGTGCTGGCCTGCGGCGGCGAAGTCGGCGGCCGTCGCTTCCTCTCGGAGAAGGGCTGCCAGACGGTGTTCGAGCAGCAGGCGTACGGCACCGACCTGGTGCTGGGCGCGCCGATCCGCTTCGGCATGGGCTACGGCCTGAACAGCCCGGAGATGCCGATCGGCGCCAACGAGCGCGTCTGCTTCTGGGGCGGCTGGGGCGGCTCGCTGATCGTGGTCGACGTCGACGCGCGCCTGACCGTCGCTTACGTGATGAACCGCATGGGCGAGGGCACGCTGGGCGACACGCGCGGCGCCGGTGTGGTGGCGGCGGCCTACGCGTCGCTTGCCGCATCCGCGGCGACGGCGTAG